The nucleotide sequence CGAAGTATCGAAGTCCGTCTCCAGCTCGAAGCGGAGGGTGCGCGAACCTTCTGCCAGAGGCAGGTCGATCGTGCGGTCGGCTTGCACGAGGAAACTGTCGCGCTCGTTAAGAACAATGGCATCTTCAGTCCGAATGCCAAAGCCAGTGCCGTCATTGGGGCCGAGCACGAAATCGGGGGAGACCTGGAAGGAAACTTGAGTTTGGCTGCGATTGCCCGCTAGATCGGTGGCCTCCAGGGTCAGTTGATAAGTACCTTCTGCCAGAGGAGTGCTGCCGATCGCCACATCGAAGCTGCCATCAGACTGCAAGTCCACCGCAGTCGCAGCTTGGCCGTCGAGACTGAACTGGGCCATCAGAGGGCCGGAGGTATCGCCCACCGAGCCAATCAGTCGAGCCGTACCGCTGTGCTCGGCATTGACGATGGGAGCCAAGAGCGTCAGGTCGGGACCGGTGGTGTCGAGGGTGAAGGTTAGAGCGGCGATCGCCGAGACATTGCCAAACTCATCCGCTGCCACAAAGCTGAGGGTGTGCTCGCCATCGGCTAGCTCGCCAAACAACTGCACCAATTGCTCGGCAGACAGGGCAAAACTGCCATCGGGATTGAGTGCTGTAGAGATATCCACAAACTCTGCTACCGGCAAGCCATCCAAGCCCGCCAGCAAAGACACTATCGCCGACTCGTCCGAAACGGTGCCTACAACTGCTATTTCGGACGTAATTCCATCTCCATCAACGCCGGTATCGTTGCTGAGGGCGATCGAAAGTTCGGGGCCAGTAATATCCTCATTTCCGCTCAGCGATACGGTCACGGCAAAGGTCGAAACAATTTCATTTCCTGCCACATCAATCGCTCTGACCGTCAGACTTTGGGCTCCATCTACCAAACCAGCCAAACTAATCGCCACATCAAAACTGCCATCGGGATTGACTGGCACCTCAACTGCAGCCGTGCCCTCAAACTGATAGCTCAAACTGGCGATCGCCGAGCCCGTCCCGGCAACCGTCCCCTGCAAGCGAGCCCCTTCAGCAATCTCAGCCCCATCGGCAATGCTCTCCACCGTCACCTGAGGTGCTTGACGGTCTACTGTCACCGCGATCGCCTCTGACGTGTTGCTGTTCCCCGCTGCATCGGTCGCGGTTGCGGTGACTTCGCGCTCCCCTTCAGCTAGCTGAGCGATCGCAAACACAGTCGCGACATCGGTGGCGATCGCCTGAGACACGAGCTGCCCGTCCACAAATAGCTGAACGCTACTGCCTACTTCTGCTGCAACAGCAAACTCCAATGGCTCGGCATTGCTCATCCCATCGGCATCGCTCGAACCGCTGTCACTCCCAGCCAACAACTCGGGTGTCCCCAGCCCAGGTGCAGCCGTATCGAGCACAAATGCCAACTCCACAGGTTCCGAAATATTGCCCGAGCTATCCTGCGCCACCAACTGCAGCGTTAATGGTCCATCGGGCAACGGGCCGCCATAAATGCTCGCCAGTTGGTCGTTCGTGAAGCTAAAGTTGCCATCTGCCTGCACATTGGCCAGCACATCCACAAACTCGGGATTGAGCCCATTGGCAAAGCGGGCCACCAACCCCGCTACAGCCCGATCGTCTGTGACCTGACCGCTAATAGCGGGGTCGTTAGTGATGCCATCCCCACTGTCAGTCCCCGTATCGTTAGCTAACCCAGCCGTCACCACGGGGGCGATCGTATCCGGCTGAGGGGAGCCTGCAGATTCGGCAACAACCGTAATGCTCTCGTTAAAGGTGAGATTGCCCCGAGTCAACACTGACCCCACCAACATCGCGGGGCTGTTAAACGAGACATTCCCCCCCGCCACCAACTGAGCGCGAGTATCCGCCACCCCATTGAAGGTCAGTCGGCCCTGAGCCACGACTGTCAGGAAATCATCCGCATTTGTGGAAGCGGTGGCCCCATTAAAATTGAGAATACTACTGCCATTGCCATTGGCCAGCAACGTTTGTCCGCTAAAGCGAGACCCACTGCCCGTGCGAATATTATTGGCTGCTAGGACCGAGCTGTTATTGAGTTGGGCATTGCCCAGATCGATGGTTCGCTGCTCTGCCAGCAGTACGACATTGTCGAGGCTCTGATGGCTGCCGTTGAAGCTAATCGAGCCACTCTCCACCACGATGACGGCATTGCTGATAGACACCCCATCGGGAATGGTCAGGCTGCCGTTCGCAATGCGAATGAAAGCTGGATTCTCAACTGTACCGCCGCCAGGAAAATTGGCTTCGAACTCGGCAGCGGTATTGATGGGGGTCTGATTGGGATTGAAGTCAATCGGAGTTACTCCTGCTGGGAGTCTCGCCGCCAGTTCGTTGGCTCGAATCTCGGCAAATGCAGGCAGCTCAACCGTTAGCGGGGCGACCTCCTGGGGAGGCAGCAAGTTGGCGTAGGGATTGTCGGAGGCGCTTGCTACGGAAAATCCCGCTGCCACCGCCACGGCATTCTCGACTAGAATCGGCTGACCGGAGGCATCGAGCACTGGATTGCCCTGGCTATCCAACTGCACTGGCAGGATGGGAGTCTGGTTGAAGGCGAACCCATTTCCGGCATAGATGCGGGCATCGTCCGAGAGATCGAGCGGATTGCCGTCAAAATCTCCACCGCCATTAATCGTGACTCGGCCTTCGGCCACCACCGCAAAGACTGGTATTGTTGCTGTCCCTTCAGTCAGGGTCGATAAGCTACTATTCGCGACTAGCAGTTCGGCATCCGAGCTTGCCCCCAGCAGTTGCGAGTCTGTCCCGCTGCCCGTCAATGGATCGAATGAGTTCGCCGCTGCTTCCAACAGTTGTCGCTGCTGGTCGGCAGACGCTCCCGTGCCGCCGCCCGAGGAGGAAGGAAATGAGGACTGAGATGAAAATACTGAGTTGGGGTCCTCAGGCTCGAAGGGTTGTTCTGCCAGCAGGGAAAGCGTTTCCGCTTCCGTGGCGAGAGCTCCTTCGCCCACCGACCCGCTCGAACGGGAGCCAGACTGTTCCAAACTGCTTTCCAAGCTGGCTTGTTCTAACAGAGAGCTGCTCGGGAGTTCGTCATCGAGCACGAGCCCAGAGGCGATCGCCGAGCGATCGGCGTTCAAAGGCGAATCGGAGAGAGGCATGGGAACTGAATATCCAACGACAGATCGAGTGGGACAGACGCTATCTCGCGTTCGGACGGCACGGCAATTGGCCTTCCCAGGTATGGGAGTGCCGTGAAAACACTATGAGAGCGTGATGAAATGCCTGAGACGGTTTAAAGTTAACAGCGACCTAGCGGCTACACATGCGTGTATCCACGGAAATAGTATAAATAGATGCTTAATAATTGTAAGAAATATTAAATAGGTATCAAAACAGAAATCAGCAAAGTAGGGCCTTTAGGCTTCGATCGAGACTTTGGGTCTGTGACTTATCGACTGCCTCAGATCTCGCGATGTCTGGGTTTGCACGCTGTCCGAGCTGTGCTCGCGGCTAGCGAAACTAGGGCTGAGAGGAACTGGAGGGGCGAAGGGCGATCGGAAAAATTAACATGCTCTCCTATCTGCCGCACTCCGTTTGACGAGTTCCTGTTGTGGGGCGATCGCCTTTCTATTCTCAATTTCCTATGGGTATGAGATGGCCAACGCTTCTGAAAGGTAACCGTCCCAAGGTCTGGTCCTTGTAGTGAGAGAAAGAATGGAGTACGAAAGTAGAGTCATGAATGAGAAAGCGACCAGGGATGATACGTCCAGTCTGAAGCAGTCTTGTATAGCGATGAAACCAGCTTTCCCCAAGGGAATCGGGACGGAGGTAACAAGAGCAAGACCAAAGGTTGGGTCTGGGGATTGCTCACCCCTCTGGTGTGCTTTTTCGAGGTGGTATTGAGCCGTTCCCAAGCCACCGCCCAAAGCTTGATTGGGGAATTGTGTTGGGCTCATCTCAAGAGAGACTTACAGGCGCTCGCGGAGAGAGGGGGAGCCTCAAAGCAGATTGGAGAGACCCTGTTAAGCCAAGAGCGTCAGCTATTTCAGTGGTGGCATCGGGTGAGAGATGGCACCCTCTCGCGCGAGACTTGCCAAGCTGCTGTGGTTCATTTGCGAGCTGGGTTTAAGGCCCAGTTGGAGGAGGCGGCTGCCCTGCCGCTCAAGCGAAGGGAGAGTCATCCTTTGGCTAAGACGATTCGCACTTGTCGCAAGTTGTTGAAGCTGGAAGCGGCTCTCTGGACTTTTGTTGATACACC is from Synechococcus sp. PCC 7336 and encodes:
- a CDS encoding transposase, with amino-acid sequence MYSDETSFPQGNRDGGNKSKTKGWVWGLLTPLVCFFEVVLSRSQATAQSLIGELCWAHLKRDLQALAERGGASKQIGETLLSQERQLFQWWHRVRDGTLSRETCQAAVVHLRAGFKAQLEEAAALPLKRRESHPLAKTIRTCRKLLKLEAALWTFVDTPGIEPANNAAERALRAAVIWRRTSFGSQSQAGNQFVARVLAVTASLKAQQRSPLDFLTQVRSKIPNSYSLLRRLGRLPKEG